The genomic interval AACCTTCTTTGCAATAAACAACAAAGCCACTACACTTGatcttaataacattttatttctctcttgaaGTCACTTTAAACAAAAAAACTGGAATTTAGAAGAGATAAAGGTAAAACAAGGAGTGAAATAACTATAAATGTTCTTCTACTTCAAAAATTGCCTGACATCTGAGCCAGAAGACTTTCTGCATCTATCAGTGATTTCCTCTTCATGTGTCACAGAAAGAGTTCAACATGCTTTACAAAATCCATTATATTTTAAGACCACTTTCAATATCTGCTATCATAAATCAAGAAATCCATTTATTCAAGGTTACTTATGGAGAATTAATCacacagaaaattttaacaacttctttttcaaaaattaaagtaCAAGTACTTTACTGTATTTGCCATTCCTATACATAATGATATGAATTCAAAGACTGAAAGCATTAAGGGTATAATTAAAATTCATGGGCTTagatatttaaaaagttttaatatttAGAATTCTCAGTAacaaatattacagaaaaataaatcagaatataAATACAACGTactctccttcagatttctcCTCTGATTAAGTGGCATTATGTAACATACAAAGTTGTTCCAAAATACTTGTACATAACTTGTTATAGTTTCATAAATatcaaaaaatctgaaaaaactgaagccaagagaacaaaggaaactatgCACAAGGGTCAAAAACTCATGAATTCCTCCATTTCTAAGGACTTCTAAAACCTACCTTCCtaatttcaagaaaaaatttactcaaaagagaaaaataaaaaacaggtcAGCCATGCATTAACAGCTTTGATAGGGTATAGCTATTATGCCAAAATTCAGCCATCAATATACAACCTCATTTCCCATCTAAAGTTAATGAGaatgtattttactttaaatggGACATAGTGGCAAAGTGccaagaattaaagaataacCTTAAAGTCTTAATTTCATATCACAAAAAGCAGTAATTCCCAAAATCATGAAAGCATAATaactacacagaaaaaaatggacatttaaGTCATTTCACTCTTTCTTAATACTATATAGTGAGAACAGATGTATTTATAACTTCGGCATACTTCATAAAATCATTATTCATCGAAACAGACAAATGTTTACGAGGAACATTTAACTTAAACTTCATAGTTGCTTATAAAATGGTACTTGAAAGACTGACCTAAGCAAATAAGAGTCTGGTCAAGAGACAgtaaagtataaatataaaacatactacaATGTTGCTTGGGattacatgtacacactgctgtaaaTGTATGcataaatgtaaaatgcataGCCAACTGTATAGCAAATGGAACTCCGTTcagtgttacatggcagcctggatgggagaggagtttggaggagaatcgatacatgtgtatgtagggctgagtcctttcactgttcacctgaaactatcacattattaatcagctacactcccacacaaaataaaatatttttatatatatatacatatatgtatatctatatacacacTACAATGTTAAAAACCTCATAGTGTTCTACAGGAAAACCAATAAAGATAACAATCTTTCTGAAGGAAAAAGTTTTTAGCATTACAAATTTCAAATGCAAGTTTTATACATGATTTCAATAAGGAATACATTTAAACCTTACAGTGCCACATAATCATCATCCATTTtgtggaaaacaataaaaattatgtacttttgaaatatgtatacatCAAAACTGAAaggttaatttttactttttcctttattgGCAACTTTGGGTGCATTTTTAGGTTTTGGTTCCCAGAGGGCATTTTTTACAAATCTTGAAGCTGCACCCCTGTCCAGCTTGCCAGCCTTTTTCTTGTCTGTTATTTCCTTGACTCTGTTCATGTATACTCTGATTCTCTCCTTaaagataagagaaaaaaaaaggcaatagatTTACCAAGCTGTTCAACACCACTAAGCTGTATTATACTACACCTCAGTTAAATTCAACAGCTATGTTTATTGCTCAATATTTATTGCCTACTGAGTGGTGCTAGTTAAGTGCAAAGTGAACAGGATAAACACACTCCACATTCTCCTGAAGTCTCAGTCTAGGGGAAACACAGACATTAGAAAGTCATTTCAGAAGTGTTCTGAGTGTTTCAAAAGAGGAAAACCTAGACACTACAGAGATAAACACTGAATTGTTTACATGTGGTTACACTAAATTTGTTAATTTACCTAAATCCACATACTAACTGTCTTGTATCTGAAGTCTGTAATCTAAAATAGAACTTTCACAGGCTTACAATATACAAACTAAATTCTCCAGAAATTATGTGAAACAGGAAATGGCTATGGcagcattttaactatttttttgtgTTACCTTCTAGTGTCGCAATTAAACTAAGTAGAGTGAAAATACAACATCTTTTTAGCCAATGTCATAGTTCTGACTGATAAGAATGTGATATTTTCTAAGAAATCTACAGCTCTTATCAGACTTTACACAGTGAGAAACATACTATGTTTCTGTACCACTTTGAATCTTCTGAGGCCATTAATCAGAATAAAAGCTTATCTTCCTACTTCAATTAGAGAAATAAAGGTGTGAGAGCCACAAAATAGTAAATGACTGATCACCGCTTAAAAGCAAGTTTCATTAAACTATCAAAATAGTTTtataaacatacacataaaaatgCAGAACCTTGggattttttaagtttaaaaaactaaaaactctaCTCAAAACCCTCTCATGAGTTACACAACACacacccagcccagccctccccaAACTGATCATCCCTCACAAACCCACACCCTCTCTTCCTTCCAATCCCATCAAATGTTCACCTTGCTAACAGGTCAACAGTAATGACTGAAAAATGGCAATCCTACTCAAGTACTCCAAAGCCCCTTACCCTgtgctatttcttctttattcccACAATATAACTTTCTAACATACTGTATATTCATACATATGTATTGTTTGCTTCCCACCACTAGATAGGGTGGCACCTGCCACAAAGGCAGGGATATTCCAGTGGCTTTATACACTGAGGAACTACCTTGCTTGGAAATAAAGCCTGGCTCCTAGTGGGCACTcagatatttcttgaatgaatgaaaggactATTTTCAATGCCTTTCCCCATTCATGATATAGACAGCAAATGGGCTTCCTCTCACACCCTAACTCTGTGTCAATCAGTGACATCTGTCACAAAGTCAGAAAAAGGGAGTAGGTTTATGGATGCTGTTCATTTGTTAACCCTTGTCCAAAATATGAATGCACTCCTCCATAAAGTGGATTctgaggaaaagagaagacagaTGACAGAATCAAGTACTAAACTACTCCAAATaactttaagagaaaaaagaggaattTTATAAACCTAAAGGCTACAttagaaagctgaacacagatgATACAATGCATTCTTCCTAAGATTTAAGGCCAATCTCATTTGTCAAATCAAGATCTATGGGCCatattgctttatatattttaagtatttttcacaatttctgtattttaaaaaatatttacttttttacttttcctccaagaaacttaaaagaagaaaaggtcTCAgtctatacatttaaaaattgaagacaaCATGTCTGGcttcactcatttttttaaaataaatgaccaagTGCTTTACTAagttataaaatacatacatatcaaCCACCTTAAGACTTTAGAACAATAATACAGTGTCAagtatatttcacatatatatttacattttataaacacaaagaataaatttattagTATTCTTATTCATAAAGCCAAGTCAAGAAGGTAACCTTAAGTttgatttctaaattttttctttcaaactgaATGATCTGATTTAATTTTTGAAGTCAGCAAAAACTCCAAGATACCAGACCTTATATACTGTACTTATACATCTAAATGGAATACAAAGACAAACCTAGAAGATTTATTACAGGTTGTAAATATGTCACTAATGCAGAATTACTGGACAGTACACATACAACTGGTGCCAAaaaagcttttagctttgttgctgaactggattctttactgctgagaaaaTGAATTAATGGAAAAATTGAAAAGGTGGAGGAGAAACTTTCCCGTCTTTGCTAGTAAATCAACTAGAATATACTTTTAAGAATTgtgtaagagatttttttttaaaggcagttgTAGAGATGAACAGGATTTCAAGaatttataggaaaaataatataGAAGTTATAAATAATTACTAGAATCATAACATTTTCCCATCCAGAGatttatataatatatggaaCACCATTCTCTGACAAAGGcgagagaaagagaaactaaagacacAATGAAATCTGGGTCACTTTCATAATTTCAACCCTAAATAATTTTGTTCTCCACAATTCGTGTGATAAAGGTACTCTAATTTTAACGGCAAGAACACTACAACAGAAATACACATgagataaaagaaatcaatccataGCAATCTTACCAGTTCCTGCTTTACTGGATGTTCCTTGGGATTGACTCCCTGAGTTGCCAAATAAACTACAAGAGAAAGATTTCATGGAATGAAATGGGTATATATTAATAAAGGCATTAATTAAAGAAACTTGttacaaaaaagaaatgtcaCACAAATGACTAATTAAATCTTAAATTATTCAACCTCTTTGTAATTCTAAATGTATGTGTGGCTCATAGGCATCTGGTATtctgatttaaaagaaataaatac from Budorcas taxicolor isolate Tak-1 chromosome 11, Takin1.1, whole genome shotgun sequence carries:
- the C1D gene encoding nuclear nucleic acid-binding protein C1D isoform X2, which translates into the protein MAGEGINEDYPVEIHEYLSTFENSIGAVDEMLKTMMSVSRNELLQKLDPLEQAKVDLVSAYTLNSMFWVYLATQGVNPKEHPVKQELERIRVYMNRVKEITDKKKAGKLDRGAASRFVKNALWEPKPKNAPKVANKGKSKN